In Streptomyces pluripotens, the genomic window CGGCCTGCTTCAGACCGAGCGCTATGCGCGTGTCGTGCATGAGGTGCAGAAGCCGATCGAGGAGTACACGTCCGAATTCATCCGAAGCAGCGTGGAGTTGCGAATGAAGCGCCAGGAGGTGCTCACCCGAGGAAACCCGGTCAAGCTGCACGTCATCCTCGGGGAGGCCGCCTTGCGGTACCCCATCGGGGGCGCCGACGTCATGCGTGAGCAGTTCGCACGTATCCAGGAGCTCTCGGGACGGGACCACGTCACCATTCAGGTTCTACCCTTCCGACCCAGCTACCGCTCGGTCAACGACTTCGCCATTCTCGATTTCGGCAGCGAACTGCCGCCGCGTGTCCAGACCGACAGTGCCTGGGGCTCCGTATCCACCTCGGACAAGCCGCGCGAAGTCGACCGGTTCACCCGCCGGTTCAACGCCATGACAGCGTCAGCGCTGCCTCCCGAGGACACGCCCGAGTTCCTGTCCCGACTAGAACGAGAGCTGTAGACCATGCACCCGCGCCTCACGGCCTCCGAACTCGCCCTCGACTGCGCCTGGACG contains:
- a CDS encoding helix-turn-helix domain-containing protein; the protein is MAAKRGRTAQRLELGLQLRQLRENCGLGDRGGGLTRRQAVVGLRISEASLQRIESGSLNFRNVGDLRKLLEKYGVTDEGVIESMINLNRESANQDWLTQYRGLMPAGMPGFVGLEPEALSMKAYHPTLVYGLLQTERYARVVHEVQKPIEEYTSEFIRSSVELRMKRQEVLTRGNPVKLHVILGEAALRYPIGGADVMREQFARIQELSGRDHVTIQVLPFRPSYRSVNDFAILDFGSELPPRVQTDSAWGSVSTSDKPREVDRFTRRFNAMTASALPPEDTPEFLSRLEREL